The Carassius auratus strain Wakin chromosome 40, ASM336829v1, whole genome shotgun sequence genome has a segment encoding these proteins:
- the LOC113058874 gene encoding guanylate cyclase soluble subunit alpha-2, with the protein MSSRKISSESFSSMGSDYLESPGEDGECPFSRVFWNGRSPVDTLSCPFEDAAVSRRLARRKRVNLDSLGESLRRLTSPTTQTIQLALQRTVEIYRQREISGQEYVRSLSEEKKCLLENSCCDSQTDISGILKYTATVLGVDFADIRGRFGEEFFGLCLEENERVLRALGGNLQDFFNGFDALLEHIRTSCGRRASSEAPSFLCKDAPQENEETKVEGDGRRSLLLHCFNPDPTVGVAMPGLIRAAARRIYQSEVSVEEAPPTWLHTSNEDSELSADSSPSSSPSAPSSSSPTCLSFLIREVRTQPASTAAGSRQLSRSPMDLRIGLSTFCRAFPFHLVLGPNMEVLQVGEGLRKQAKSDLHRTLTFSTSFELVSPRIPCSFQNILLRLSTPFTIRTRSDGSALDSREKVMELKGQMLHLPESNSIMFLGSPRVDRLEELMGRGLHLSDIPIHDATRDVILVGEQAKAQDGLKKRMDKIKATLEKTHQALEEEKHRTVDLLYSIFPGDVAQRLWQGLPVQAKKFDDVTMLFSDIVGFTAVCAQCTPMQVISMLNELYTRFDYQCGILDVYKIETIGDAYCVAGGLHRKIDSHAKPIALMALKMMELSEEVLTPDGKPIKLRIGIHSGSVLAGVVGVKMPRYCLFGNNVTLASKFESGSHPRCINVSPTTYQLLRDDCAFTFIPRSRQELPDNFPKEILGICYFLEAGKTQNHASLTSTRSAPIRKVSYNIGTMFLRETSL; encoded by the exons ATGTCCTCGCGGAAGATCTCCTCCGAATCCTTCAGCTCCATGGGCTCGGACTACCTGGAGAGCCCCGGGGAGGACGGAGAGTGCCCGTTCTCGCGCGTCTTCTGGAACGGCAGGAGCCCCGTGGACACGCTCTCGTGTCCGTTCGAGGACGCGGCCGTCAGCAGGAGGCTCGCCCGGCGTAAACGCGTCAACCTGGACTCGCTCGGAGAGAGTTTGAGACGCCTCACTTCACCGACG acCCAGACAATTCAGCTGGCCCTGCAGAGAACGGTGGAGATTTACAGACAGAGGGAAATCAG TGGACAGGAGTATGTACGAAGCTTGTCAGAAGAGAAGAAGTGTTTGTTGGAGAACTCTTGCTGTGACAGCCAGACTGACATCTCAGGAATACTGAAATACACAGCAACTGTTTTAG GCGTGGACTTTGCCGACATTCGTGGCCGATTTGGGGAGGAGTTCTTTGGTTTGTGTCTGGAGGAGAACGAGAGGGTTCTGCGAGCTCTCGGAGGAAACCTGCAGGACTTCTTCAACGGTTTCGACGCACTTCTAGAACACATCAGAACATCCTGCGGCCGCCGAGCGTCTTCCGAGGCTCCTTCTTTCCTATGCAAAGACGCTCCTCAGGAGAACGAGGAGACGAAGGTGGAGGGCGACGGGAGACGGAGTCTCCTCCTCCACTGCTTCAACCCTGACCCTACTGTGGGCGTGGCCATGCCGGGCTTGATCCGAGCCGCCGCCCGGCGCATCTACCAATCAGAAGTTTCGGTGGAGGAGGCTCCTCCCACGTGGCTGCATACGTCCAATGAGGACAGCGAGCTCTCTGctgactcctccccctcttcatcTCCATCCGCGCCATCATCGTCATCCCCCACCTGTTTGTCCTTCCTCATTCGAGAGGTTCGGACTCAACCCGCATCCACCGCCGCCGGATCTCGTCAGCTGTCGCGCTCGCCGATGGATTTGCGCATCGGTCTGAGCACGTTTTGCAGGGCCTTTCCCTTTCACCTGGTTCTGGGACCCAACATGGAGGTCCTGCAGGTCGGGGAGGGGCTTCGGAAACAGGCCAAGAGTGACCTGCACCGGACGCTCACCTTCAGCACCAGCTTTGAGCTGGTTTCTCCCAGAATCCCTTGCTCCTTCCAGAACATTCTGCTCCGGCTGTCCACGCCGTTCACCATTCGTACACGATCTGACGGGTCGGCACTCGACAGCAGAGAGAAG gtgatGGAGCTCAAAGGTCAGATGCTTCACCTCCCAGAATCCAATTCCATCATGTTTCTAGGCTCGCCGCGTGTTGATAGGCTGGAGGAGCTCATGGGGCGGGGCTTACATCTGTCTGACATCCCTATTCATGACGCCACACGTGATGTCATTCTG GTTGGAGAACAGGCCAAAGCTCAGGACGGACTGAAGAAGCGAATGGATAAAATCAAAGCGACCCTGGAGAAAACCCATCAGGCTTTAGAGGAGGAGAAGCACAGAACCGTCGACCTGCTTTACTCCATCTTTCCCGGCGACGTGGCTCAGAGACTCTGGCAGGGTCTTCCCGTTCAAGCCAAGAAGTTTGATGACGTCACCATGCTGTTCTCTGACATCGTGGGCTTCACGGCCGTGTGTGCGCAGTGCACACCGATGCAGGTCATCAGCATGCTGAACGAACTCTACACGCGCTTCGACTACCAGTGCGGGATACTGGACGTCTATAAG ATAGAGACTATCGGTGATGCGTACTGCGTGGCAGGCGGGCTTCACAGGAAGATTGACAGCCACGCTAAGCCAATCGCCCTCATGGCTCTGAAGATGATGGAGCTGTCAGAAGAAGTGCTGACGCCCGATGGGAAGCCGATCAAG CTGAGGATCGGCATCCACTCGGGCTCAGTGCTGGCTGGTGTCGTCGGTGTGAAGATGCCACGCTACTGTCTGTTTGGAAACAACGTTACGCTGGCCAGCAAGTTTGAATCGGGCAGTCACCCACGCTGCATCAATGTCAGCCCTACTACATACCa ACTTCTGCGTGACGACTGTGCATTCACCTTCATCCCTCGCTCCCGGCAGGAGCTTCCCGACAACTTCCCCAAAGAGATCCTGGGAATCTGCTATTTCCTGGAGGCGGGGAAAACCCAGAACCACGCCTCTCTCACCAGCACTCGCTCCGCCCCCATTCGGAAAGTGTCCTATAACATTGGGACCATGTTTCTACGGGAGACTAGCCTCTGA